A stretch of DNA from Rhizobacter sp.:
AGCGACCCGCGCTTTTGCATCTGCGCCAGCACCAGGTTGCGCCGCTCTCGGGCGCGCTCGGGGTTGAGCACCGGGTTGTAGTAGCGCGGGCCCTTGAGCATGCCCACGAGCGTGGCGCTCTCCAGCTCGTTCAGCTCGGCGGCGGGCTTGTTGAAGTAGGTGTGCGCGGCCATCTCCACGCCCACGGCATTGAAGAGAAACGGCGCGGTGTTGAGATAGGCCTCGAGGATTTCGCGCTTGCTGTAGAGCTGCTCGATGCGCAGGGCCGTCACCAGCTCCTTGAGCTTGCGGTGCAGCGAGCGGCTGCGGCCGATCTCTTCGGGGAAGAGGTTGCGCGCCAGCTGCTGCGTGAGCGTGGAGCCGCCTTGCGTGCGGCCGATGCAGGTGTTGTAGAGGGCGGCCACGAGCCGCTTGACGTCGACACCGCCGTGCTCGTGGAAGCGGTGATCTTCGGTGGCGAGCAGCGCCTGGATGAGGTGCGGCGATACCTCGTCGACGGTCACCCGCTGCGACGGCCCGCGGCTGAAGGTGGCGAGCGTCTCGCCATCGGCCGAGAGCAGCACCGAGGGGCGGGCCGAGGTGACTTCGCGCAGGTCTTGCACGCCCGGCGTGTGGCGGATGAGATGGGTGACATAGGCACCGCCGGCCACGGCGGCCAGCAGGGCGCTGGCCACCCCGGCCCAGAGTGCGATGCGGGCGGCCTGCCATCGCCGCGCGTGCGGCGCTCGTGGGGGAGGTGGCGTCGAGGGATCGGGGTCGGAGGGCGGCATGCCCGGCATGGTGGAACGGCGCGCGTGCAAACGCTGTAGGACGGCGGGCCATCGCGTGGTCAGTGGCATGCGGCTTTTGCAGCGACGGCGGGTACGATGAAGCGCATCCCATTGACGACGACCGAGGAACACACTCCATGCCCCTCCACGACCTGCTCAAGACCGAGCTGCCCATCATCCAGGCGCCGATGGCTGGTGTGCAGACGAGCCGGCTGGCCATCGCGGTGATCGAGGCGGGTGGCGTGGGCTCATTGCCCGCAGCCATGCTCGCGCCCCAGGCGCTGCAAGACGAGCTGAAGGCGCTGGCCGCGCACGGCGGCACCTGGAACGTCAACTTCTTCGCCCACACCAACCCGGCGCCCGACAGCGCGCGTGAAGCCCGCTGGCGCGCGCGGCTCGCGCCCTACCACGCCGAGTACGGCATCGACATCGACAAGGTGCCGGCCGGCGCCGGCCGCAACCCCTTCAGCAGCGAAATCGCCGACCTGATCGAGCCCTTCAAGCCGCCGATCGTGAGCTTCCATTTCGGGCTGCCCGCGCCCGAGCTGATGAAGCGTGTGCGCAGCTGGGGCTCGCGCATCCTCTCGTCGGCCACGACGGTCGATGAAGCGCTGTGGCTGCAGGAGCACGGCGTCGACGCGGTGATCGCGCAAGGCCTGGAGGCCGGCGGCCACCGCGGCCATTTCCTCGACCACGACCTCACTCGCCAGCAGGGCACGCTGACGCTCTTGCCGCAGATCGTGGCGGCGGTGAAGATGCCGGTGATCGCCGCGGGCGGCATCTCGGATGCGAATGCGGTGAAGGCCGCGATGGCGCTGGGCGCGTCGGCCGTGCAGGTGGGCACCGCCTACATGCTGTGCCCGGAGGCGCAGACCTCGGCGCTGCACCGCGCCGCGCTGCGCAGCCCGCAGGCGCGGCACACCGCGCTCACCAACCTTTTCACCGGCCGGCCGGCGCGTGGCATCGTGAACCGGGTGATGCGCGAGATCGGGCCGCTCTCGGCCGATGCGCCGGAGTTCCCGACCGCGACGGCCGCGATCGCCCCCTTGCGGGCGGCGGCCGAAGCGAAGGGCATCGGCGACTTCACGCCGCTTTGGTCAGGGCAGCGGGTGGGCAATCTCGACGGGGTGGAGGCGGGTGCGCTGACGCGGGCTCTGGCGAAGGGGCTGGCGTAGGCGCGCTGGGAGATTCGGGCGCTCAATCCACCTCGGCGCAGAACTCCCCATCGGGCACCAGGCAGGAGGTGTCGCTGCCGGCCGGGCCGACCGACACACCGCGGGTGACGAGCTTGCTGGTGGCGAGACGGTTCGCCTCGGCGGTGGGCAGCATCACCCACATCTGCCCACGGTGCTTGGTGGAGCGGGCCATCTGGCCGGCTTCGCTGCCGAAGCCCCAGAAGTAGTCGGCCCGCACCGCGCCGCGGATGGCGCCGCCGGTGTCTTGGGCGAACACGAGGCGCTGCATCGAGATCGCCGAACCCTTGGGCGCGGGTGCGCTCAGGTAGACCGGGTAGCCGAGCGGCGTGACACGTGGGTCGACGGCGACCGAGCGGCCCGGGGTGAGCGGCACGCCGAGAGCGCCTTGCGGGCCTTCGCTCGCGGGCCGGTCGGCCACGCTCTTGAAGAAGACGAAGCTCGGGTCGGCCGACAAGCGGCCGGCCACGGCGGCTTGGGCGGGCTTGGCCGGCCTGGCCACGGCGGCGGGCGCAGGCCGCTTCGCCGGGGCGTTGGGTGACTTGCGGGCGCCTTTCAGCAGCTCGTCGACGAGCGGGTCGTCCTTGGCAGCGGCGCTGTTGCTGGCCGTCGCCGTGTTGCCGCCTTGGGCCGGCTTGCCGACCGACATGCCGCGGGTGAGCACCGGTGCGTCGACGGCGGGCTCGTCAGTGCGTTCCTCGGGGGATTCGCCTTCGATCACGAAGCTGTCGGCCTGCTCGGGCCCGCCCGCATCGCCGATGCCACGGGTGGCGAAGCGCTGTTTGGGCTTGGGCACCACGCGCAGCGGCTTGAACGGGTGGCCGTTCTGCTCGGCGTATTGCAGCCGCATGATCTGCCCGTCGGGCATGCGCACGCGCCCGGAGCCTTGCACCTGCATCGCGTAGAGCGCGAGCGGGTCGTTGACCCACACCACCACCGGTGCGTCGATGCCCTGCGGCAGGCCCAGCGCTTCGAGTTCGGCGCGGGTGTAGTAGGGCTCCACGCGCGCATCGGGCGCGCCGGCCTTGCCGACCAGGCGCACGCGCAGGCGGCGGTCGCGGTCGTCGAGCTCGAAGCGGCGCAGGTCCATCGCGTAGGTGGCGGCGTCGCCAGCTTGGGCGGGGAAGAGCAGGTTGCCGTCGGCCCTCACGCGCACGACCGAGCGGCGCTGCGCCTTGGGCACGCGAGACCAGTCCATCGTGTAGAGGTCGCGCGGCACGCCCAGCACCGGGGTGCTGAACTCGCCGTCGCGCTGCATCTGGCCTTCGAGCAGGGGCTCGAAATAGCCGGTCACGTCGCCATCGCCACGCGCATCGGTGTGCAGGATGCGCAGGAGCGTGAAGCGGCTCTCGAAGAAGCTGCGCATCGCGCGGGTGGTGGGCGGCACGGTCTTGGCCGAGGCGCAGATCTCGCGCCAGTCGTCGCGCTTTTGCAGCACGTCGCACGAGTTGCGGAAGGCGCTCCAGCTGGCGCGCATGTCGTCGTCCTGCCAGCCGGGCAACTCTTCATAGCTGGCGAGCTTGAACATCGCATTGCGCGTGCGCACCTCGCTCGGCCCCTTGGGGCCGGCCTTGGCGCTGCCGGCGGGCACGCGCGGGGGCGCTGTGTTCGACAGGGCGGGGGAGGGCGCGGCCACCGGCTGCGGGGCGGCAGCGGCCGGCGGCGGCTTGGTGGACGAGCAGCCGACGAGGCCCGCTGCGACGGCGAGCGTCAGGCCCAGGGCGGCACGGGTCGGCGAGGGTTTCATGGTGAGAAGCCTAGGCCTTGCGTGGCGGCGGTCCAACTGACCTTCGTCAACCGGGCGGTCGTGCAGTGCCGGATGACCTTGGTCACGCGGCGCACCCAGGCCCGGCCGGTATTCTGCGGGCGACTCTCGGGGGAGCCTCGTGCGCCCCTGCCTTCCTGACGAACGATCGACGAACTCGAAGCTCGCACATGACCCAGCTCCTACTTCCTCAAGACCGCCGCCGCTGGCTGCTCTCGGCCACCGGCGTGGCGGCCGTGATGGCCTTGCCCGGGTGCGGCATGTTCAGCAGCGGCCCGGCCACGCTGAGCACGACGGTGGTGGCCTCGGCCCAGGTCAACCCCGATGCGCGCCGTCGCCCGTCGCCGGTGGTGGTGCGGGTGTTCGAACTGAAGGCGCCCACGCTTTTCGAGCAGGCCGATTTCGTGTCGCTGTTCGAGAAAGACCAGGCAGTGCTGGCGGCCGAGTTCGTGAGCCGCGAAGAGTTCGTGCTGCGCCCGGGCGACAGCAAGCCGATCAACAAGCCGCTCTCGCCCGACACCAAGTTCATCGGCGTGATGGCCGCCTTCCGCGAGCTGGAGCGTGCGCGCTGGCGCGCCGTGGTGCCGGTGGTGGCCAACAAGAAGAACGTGATCGAACTCCAGCTCGACGGCATCGTGATCCAGGCCAAGCGCACGTCTCCCAAGTGAGTCTTGCCGACTTCCACCAGACCCATTCTTAGAAGACACAACCCATGAGCTGGCGCGCCAAAGTCGTGTGGTCCTCGGGCATGTTCCTGCAGCCCCATCATTTCCAGCAGGAGACCCGCTACCTCGAACGGCTGGTCGACGCGCGTGCGCGCTGCGTCTCGCCGTTTGCCTGGGGCTTTGCCGACCTGGAGATCGACGAAGGCCTGCTCGCCCTCGGCAAGGTGGGGCTCACCCGCGCAAGCGGGATGCTGCCCGACGGCACGCCCTTCGCCATGCCGCAGCTCGACCCGTTGCCCGCACCGCTCGAGATCTCGCCCGACGTGAAGGGCGAGCTGATCTACCTGGCGCTGCCGCTGCAGCGCGAGGGTTTGAACGAAGTCGACTTCGGCACGGGCGGTGACGGCGAGCTGGCCCGCTTCACCGCCATCGAAGAAGACGTGCGCGACAACACCGACGCGTCCGACGAGCCCACCACCATCCAGACCGGCAGGCTGCGCCTGCGCCTGGTGCGCGCGAAGGAGGCGGGCGAGGCCTACGCGCTGCTCGGCGTGGCCCTCGTGGCCGAGCGCCGCAGCGACGGGCAGGTTACGCTGGAGCGCAGCTACATCGCGCCGCAGGTCGCCATCGATGCGAGCGCGCAGCTCTCGGCCACCGCCTCGCTGCTGCATGGGCTCATCCTGCAGCGGGCGCAGCACCTGGCCAGCCGCATGGGCCAGCTGAGCCACGGCGTCTCGGAGATGGCCGACTTCCTCATGCTGCAGACGCTCAACCGCAACGAGCCGATCTTCAGCCAGCACGCGGCCACGCCGGTGGCGCACCCGCGCGAGCTGCACGGCGACTGCCTGCGCCTGGCGGGTGACCTGGCCACGCTGTCCAGCAGCGCGCGCCGGCCGCCGGAGTTTCCGCCGTACCGGCACGACGATCTCGTGCGCACCTTCACCCCGGTGTTCGACGCGCTGCGCGGCATGTTGACGGCGGTGCTGGAGCAGAAGGCGATCCAGGTCGAGTTGGTCGACCGCAAGCACGGCGTGCGCACGGCGGTGGTCAGCGATCTCGAGCTGGCGCGCAACGCGACCTTCTACCTCGCGGTGAACGCGCAGCTCTCGCACGAGCAGCTGCGCCAGCGCTTCCCGGCGCAGACCAAGGTCGGCCCGCCCGAGAAGATCCGCGACCTCGTCAACCTGCAGCTGCCCGGCATCAGCCTCGCGGCGCAGGCGGTGGCGCCGCGAGAGTTGCCGTTCCACGACGGCTTCTTCTATTTCAAGCTGGAGCGTGGCGGCGAGCTGTGGAAGCCGATCGAGCAGAACGGCAGCTTCGCGATGCACACCGCGGGTGATTTCCCCGGCTTGGAGCTGGAGCTATGGGCTGTTCGCAAGTAGTGGCAAGCCGTGCTGCTCTCTGACACACCACACCGACAAAAGAGCCTGCGATGAGCAACCCGACACCGGACGACCCGTTCGCCGACATCGACACCGGCCGCACCTTCATCATGCCCACCCCGGGTGGGCGCGCCGCGGCCCCGGCGCCCGCGCCGGCCATGCCGCGCATGGGCGCGGCGGGGGCTGACGTTGCCGCCGACATCGGCACGCCCGAAAGCGGGCTGAACCCGCTCGTCGCCCTCGCCAACCCGCTGCTGGCGCTGGTGCCGCAGGTGCGGGCCACCACGCACCTGGCTGACCCGGCCGCGCTACGCGAGTCGATGGCGCAGGGCGTGCGCGAGTTCGAAGCCGGCGCGCGTGCCAAGGGGATCGCACCCGAGCGTGTGCTGGCCGCGCGCTACATCCTCTGCACCCTGCTGGATGAAACGGCTGCCAGCATGCCCTGGGGCGCCTCGGGGCAGTGGGGTCGGCACAGCCTGCTCGCGATGTTCCACAACGAGACGGGTGGCGGCGAGAAGGTCTTCCAGCTGATGGCCAAGCTGGCCGAGAACCCTGCGGCCAACCGCGACCTGCTGGAGCTCATCTACGCCGTGCTCTCGCTCGGCTTCGAAGGCCGCTACCGCGTGGTCGATGGCGGCAAGGCTCAGCTCGAAGCGGTGCGCGAGCGGCTCGCGCAGATCCTGCAGAAGGAGCGGGGCGCCTACGCGCCTGCGCTCGCGCAGAACTGGGAAGGCGTGAAGCCCAGCAAGCGCAGCATGCTGACCTGGCTGCCGCTGTGGGTCACGGCCGCCATCGTGGCGCTGCTGCTTGTGGCGATCTACAGCCTGCTCGCGTTCAAGCTCAGCGGTGAGTCCGACCCGGTGTTCGGCCGCATCCAGGAGCTGCGGCTCAACCCGCCGCAGCCGCCGGTGAAGCTGCCGGCGCCGAAGCCGCGGCTGGCGCAATTCCTCGTGGCCGACATCAAGGGCGAGCAGGTGCAGGTGCGCGACGAGGTCGACCGCTCGGTCGTCACGATCCGCGGCGACGGGCTCTTCGCCCCCGCAAGCGCCTCGCTCACGGCCGACCGCGAAGCGCTGATGAAGCGCATCGCCGAAGCGCTGAAGCAGGTGCCGGGCGCGGTGGTCGTCACCGGCCACACCGACAACGTGCGCATCCGCACCGCGAGCTTCCCGTCGAACTGGCATCTGTCTGAAGAGCGCGCCAAGACCGTGCGCGAGATCCTCGTGGGCAACGGCCTGCCGGCCGATCGCGTGCGCGCCGAAGGCCGCGCCGACGGCGAGCCTGTGGCCACCAACGACACCCCTGCCAACCGGGCCCTCAACCGACGTGTGGAGATCACCTTGTTCGTGACGCGTGGAGCCGGATCATGATCAAGAAGATCCTCGGCATCATCTTCAACCCCTGGGTCCTGCTGGTGCTCGGCCTGCTGGCCCTTTCGCTCGTCATCTGGATCGTCGGCCCGCTGGTGGCCATTGGCAACTGGCGGCCGCTCGAGAGCACCACCGCGCGCCTTGTCTTCATCGGCCTGATCGTGCTGCTCATCGTGCTGCGGCAGGTGTGGAAGCTCGTCGCCTCGCGCAAGAAGAACGACAAGGTCGTCAACCAGCTCATCGCGCCCGCCGCGACCGAGACCGCGGGCGACGCCGAGCTGAAGACGCTCAACGAGCGTTTCACCAAGGCACTGCAGACGCTCAAGACCGCTCAGTTCGAGCAGCCGCAAGGCGGCATCTCGGGCCTGTGGAGCGGGCTCTCGTCGCGCGTGGGCAAGCGGTATCTGTACGAGCTGCCCTGGTACGTGATCATCGGCGCGCCGGGCTCGGGCAAGACCACCGCGCTCGTCAACTCGGGGCTCAACTTCCCGTTGGCCGCGACCTCGGGCGAGCACTCCATCAAGGGCGTGGGCGGCACGCGCAACTGCGATTGGTGGTTCACCGACCAGGCCGTGCTGATCGACACCGCCGGCCGCTACACCACCCAAGACAGCCACAAGGACACTGACGCGAAGGCGTGGGAAGGCTTCCTCGGCCTGCTCAAGCGCAGCCGCCCGCGCCAGCCGCTCAACGGCGTGCTCGTCACGGTCTCGGTGACCGACCTGCTCACGCAAAGCGCCGCCGAGCGCCAGCAGCACGCCGCCACCGTGCGTGCGCGACTGCAGGAGCTGCACCAGCACCTGGGCATGCGCTTCCCGATCTACCTGCTCGTCACCAAGTGCGACCTGCTGTCGGGCTTCATGGAGACGCTGGGCGACGTCGACAAGGACACGCGTGCCGCGCCCTGGGGCTTCACCTTCAAGCTCGACAAACAGCAGCGCACCGACCTGTCGGCCTTCAGCGCCGAGTTCGACGCCCTGGAAAAGCGCCTCACCGATGGCCTCATCGGCAAGCTGCAACTCGAGCGCGACGCCGGTCGCCGCGCCCGCATCTACGGCTTCCCCCAGCAGTTCGAAGCCCTGAAGGGCCTGCTGAAGGACTACCTCGAGCAGGTCTTCTCGCCCTCGCAATTCGAAGCCCACCCGCTGCTGCGCGGCGTGTATTTCGTGAGCGGCACGCAGGAAGGCACGCCGATCGACCGCATGCTCGGACGCATCGCGCGCACCTACCGGCTGGAGCGCACCGTGGTGCCGCCCAACCAGTCCAGCGGCAAGAGCTACTTCCTGCAGCGCCTCTTGAAGGAAGTGGTGTTCTCCGAAAGCGGGCTGGCGGGCACCGACCTCAAGTGGGAGCGCCGCCGCGGCTTCCTGGCGCTCGGCGCCTACGTGGCCATCGGACTCGTGAGCGCGGCCATCCTCACGGCTTGGGGCATCAGCTATTTCGGCAACCAGCGCTACGTCGACAAGGTGGGCGCTTCGGCCGAAGAGGTGAAGAAGCTCGTGCAGGCCACGCCCAACCGCAACTCGCCCGACGTGCTGGTGCTGCTGCCCGCGCTCGAAGCCACGCGCGACCTGGCGCGCGCGAGCATCGGTGACTCGGTGCCGTGGTCATTGGGCTTCGGCCTCTACCAGGGCAAGAAGCTCGACGCCGCCTCGCAGCAGGCCTACCGCCGCATGCTGATCGACGCCGTGCTGCCACGCATCGCGCTCGGCATCGAGGAGCAGCTGAAGACCGGCAACGACAACCCCGAGCTGCAATATGAGGCGCTGAAGGCGTACATCATGTTGTACGACCCCGAGCGCTTCGACCCCAAGGCGCTCAAGCTCTACGTCACCGCCGAATGGGAGCTGACGCTGCCGCGCTCCGTGACCACCGAGCAGCGCGCCGCGCTGGAGTCGCACCTCGATGCGCTGCTGGCCGAAGGTGCCGTCGTCTCGCCGCTGCCCGAAGACAAGAACCTCGTGGCGCAGACGCGCGCGCGGCTCGTGGCCACGCCGCTCACCGAGCGCATCTACCGCCGCATGAAGCGGCAGGGCCTGGGCGCTGAGTTCCCCGACTTCACCGTCGTGAGCAAGGCCGGCCCGGGCGCACCGCTCGTGTTCACCCGCGGCAGCGGCCAGCCGCTGACCAAGGGCGTGCCGGGCTTCTTCAGCCACGACGGCTACCACAAGGGCTTCCAGCGCGAGGTCGAGCGTGTCTCGGGCCAGCTGGCCGATGAAGAAAGCTGGGTGCTGGGCGTGACCGACAGCAACCGCCAGAACGCGTTGAAGAACATGGACATCAAGCTCCAGCTCAACGACGAGGTGCGCCGGCTCTACCTCACCGAATACGCCAAGACCTGGGAAGAGTTCATCGCCGACATCAAGATGGTGAAGACCTCGAACCTCGCGCAGGCGGTGCAGATGGCGCGCGTGCTGTCGGCACCCGACAACCCGCTCGTGCCGCTGCTCAAGGCCATGTCGCGCGAGACCACGCTGCGCCAGGGCAAGGACGTGGTCGGCACGGTGGAAGCCAAGGCGCGCGACGCGCTGCAGAAGTCGCGCGACGACCTGATGCGCCTGCTCGGCAACCGCGGCGGCATCCAGCCGGTGGAGCCCGGCCAGGCCATCGAGAGCATCGTCGACGACCGCTTCATCGGCTTGCGCCAGATGGTCAGCTCGCCCGACGGCAAGCTGCCCGCACCGGTGGACGGCACCATCGCGCTCATCAACGAGGTCTACACGCTGCTGATCGCGGCCGACACCGCGGTGAAGGGCGGCAACGTGCCGCCGCCGTCCGAAGTGCCCAACAAGGTGAAGGCCGAGGCTTCGCGCCTGCCGGAGCCGGTGCGCTCGCTGCTCAACACGCTCTCGGTGAGCGGCACTTCGGCGGCGCTCGAGATCACGCGGAGCAACCTCGGCCAGGCGATCAACGCCGAGATCGGCGAGTTCTGCCGGCAGGCGGTGGCCGGGCGCTACCCGTTTGCGCGCGGCAGCCAGCGCGACGCCACGCCGGAAGACTTCGCGCGGCTCTTCGCTCCGGGCGGCCTCTTCGACACCTTCTTCCAGAAGAACCTCGTCAACTTCGTCGACACCAGCACCAAGCCGTGGAAGTTCAAGAGCGTCGACGGCGCGAGCATGGGCACCGACAGCTCCACGCTGCTGCAGTTCCAGCACGCCGCGATGATCCGTGAGACCTTCTTCCGAGGCGGCGGCAACCAGATCAGCGTGCGGCTCGACTTCAAGCCCATCGAGATGGACGCGACCATCACGCAGTTCATCCTCGACGTCGACGGCCAGCTGGTGAAGTACGCGCACGGCCCGCAGATCCCGGCCACGGTGCAGTGGCCCGGCCCGCGCGGCAGCTCGCAGGTGCGGGTGCAGATCACGCCGGTGTCGGCCAGTGGCGCCTCGGGCCTCGTGACCGATGGGCCGTGGGCGCTGTTCAAGATCTTCGACAAGCAGCAGATCGAGCCCGCCGGCGGGCCTGAGCGGTGGAAGGCGACCTTCAACGTCGACGGCCGCAGGGCGCAGTTCCTCGTGACGACCAGCAGCGTGCGCAACCCCTTCCGCTTGCCTGAGCTGGAGCAGTTTTCGTGTCCGGGGAAGCTTTGAACGACGGGCCCTTCGACAGGCTCAGGGCGAACGGCGGGGGCCGCTGCCCGTTTCCGTTCGGGCTGAGCCTGTCGAAGCCCAGCGAGTGCCTCGCATGAACGAGTCAGCGCTTCTCGACCTCCTCGCCGGCACCGGCGTGGAAGCCCCTGGCTGGTACGGCAAGCTCGCCATGCTCGGCGACTTCGCCAGCCGCCGGCTGCCGCAGCACTTCATCGACCTGGTCGACCCCTGGCTCGCCCGCGGCATCGAAGCGAGCCAGGCCCAGCTCGGCGCCCAATGGCTCAACGTCTACCTCACTGGCCCGATCTGGCGCTTCGCCTGGGCGCCGAAGGTGGTCGACGACCAGTGGTGGCTGGGCGTGATGATGCCGAGTGTCGACAAGGTCGGCCGCTATTTCCCCGTGGTGATCGCTCGCAACATGCCGGCGCTGCCCGGCACCGCCGAAGGCCTCGAGGCGCTGCAGGCCTGGTACGGCCACCTCGGCGCGGTCGCACTGAGCAGCCTGCGCCCGGGCGCCACGCTCGAAGAATTCGAATCCACCCTCGCGCGCGCACCGGCCATCGGTGAAAGCGCGCATGTGGCGCCGGCCGCCGCGCAACTTTTGCCGGGCCGGGTGAGGCACACTCTGCCCGGCGCCGCGTCCTTGTCGACCTGGGCCCAGGGGCTGCTGGTGGCCGATGCCTTGCAACGCTACGCCGGCCACAGCCTGTGGTGGCCCGACCATGCCGCGTCGCCCGACAACAGCCTGAGCGTGGCGCAGGGTCTGCCCGCCGCTCAACATTTTTCGCAGGTGCTGGAGGGTCGTTGGTGAGTTCTCCCGTTCCGCCCGACAAGACGGAAACACTGAACATGGGCAACCGAACGTCGGCGACGACTTCCGTGGCGGGCGCCGGCATTGAGATCGACGGCAGCGGCAACGCACTGCCGCTCGGCCATCGCCTGCAGGAATACGTGATCGAGGGCCTGATCGGCGAGGGCGGCTTCGGCATCGTCTACCTCGCACGAGACACCCAGCTCGGCCGCGTGGTGGCGCTCAAGGAATACATGCCCTCGTCGCTGGCCACGCGCGACGGCGAGCACCAGGTCTCGGTGCGTTCGATGCGCCACCGCGAGACCTTCGAGCTCGGCCTGCGCAGCTTTGTGAACGAAGCGCAGCTGCTCGCGTCGTTCGACCACCCGTCGCTCGTGAAGGTCTACCGCTTCTGGGAGCAGAACGGCACCGCCTACATGGTGATGCCGTACTACCAGGGCCCGACGCTCAAGCAGTGGCTGGTGGAAAACGGCGCGCGTGCCGACGAGGGCTGGCTGCTCTCGCTGCTGCACCCGGTGATCGACGCGCTGGAGGTGATGCACCACGAGCGCTGCTATCACCGCGACATCGCGCCCGACAACATCCTGCTGCTGCAGCACGCCTCCACCCAGATCGGCCGCCCGCACGCCGTGCGCCCCGTGCTGCTCGATTTCGGCGCCGCGCGCCGCGTCATCAGCGATGCGACCCAGGCGCTCACGGTGATCCTGAAATCGGGCTACGCCCCCATCGAGCAGTACGCCGAATCGACCTCGATGAAGCAGGGCGCCTGGACCGACGTCTACGCACTCTCGGCCGTGCTCTACGCCGCCATCACCGGCAAGGCGCCGCTGCCTTCGGTGAGCCGCATGGTGACCGACGACATGGTGCCGGCCGCGCAGGCCGGGGCCGGGCACTACACGCAGGAGTTTCTGGCGGCGATCGACAAGGGTTTGTCGGTGCGCCCCGAGCACCGCCCACA
This window harbors:
- a CDS encoding nitronate monooxygenase, giving the protein MPLHDLLKTELPIIQAPMAGVQTSRLAIAVIEAGGVGSLPAAMLAPQALQDELKALAAHGGTWNVNFFAHTNPAPDSAREARWRARLAPYHAEYGIDIDKVPAGAGRNPFSSEIADLIEPFKPPIVSFHFGLPAPELMKRVRSWGSRILSSATTVDEALWLQEHGVDAVIAQGLEAGGHRGHFLDHDLTRQQGTLTLLPQIVAAVKMPVIAAGGISDANAVKAAMALGASAVQVGTAYMLCPEAQTSALHRAALRSPQARHTALTNLFTGRPARGIVNRVMREIGPLSADAPEFPTATAAIAPLRAAAEAKGIGDFTPLWSGQRVGNLDGVEAGALTRALAKGLA
- a CDS encoding MltA domain-containing protein produces the protein MQVQGSGRVRMPDGQIMRLQYAEQNGHPFKPLRVVPKPKQRFATRGIGDAGGPEQADSFVIEGESPEERTDEPAVDAPVLTRGMSVGKPAQGGNTATASNSAAAKDDPLVDELLKGARKSPNAPAKRPAPAAVARPAKPAQAAVAGRLSADPSFVFFKSVADRPASEGPQGALGVPLTPGRSVAVDPRVTPLGYPVYLSAPAPKGSAISMQRLVFAQDTGGAIRGAVRADYFWGFGSEAGQMARSTKHRGQMWVMLPTAEANRLATSKLVTRGVSVGPAGSDTSCLVPDGEFCAEVD
- the tssJ gene encoding type VI secretion system lipoprotein TssJ, whose translation is MTQLLLPQDRRRWLLSATGVAAVMALPGCGMFSSGPATLSTTVVASAQVNPDARRRPSPVVVRVFELKAPTLFEQADFVSLFEKDQAVLAAEFVSREEFVLRPGDSKPINKPLSPDTKFIGVMAAFRELERARWRAVVPVVANKKNVIELQLDGIVIQAKRTSPK
- the tssK gene encoding type VI secretion system baseplate subunit TssK; the protein is MSWRAKVVWSSGMFLQPHHFQQETRYLERLVDARARCVSPFAWGFADLEIDEGLLALGKVGLTRASGMLPDGTPFAMPQLDPLPAPLEISPDVKGELIYLALPLQREGLNEVDFGTGGDGELARFTAIEEDVRDNTDASDEPTTIQTGRLRLRLVRAKEAGEAYALLGVALVAERRSDGQVTLERSYIAPQVAIDASAQLSATASLLHGLILQRAQHLASRMGQLSHGVSEMADFLMLQTLNRNEPIFSQHAATPVAHPRELHGDCLRLAGDLATLSSSARRPPEFPPYRHDDLVRTFTPVFDALRGMLTAVLEQKAIQVELVDRKHGVRTAVVSDLELARNATFYLAVNAQLSHEQLRQRFPAQTKVGPPEKIRDLVNLQLPGISLAAQAVAPRELPFHDGFFYFKLERGGELWKPIEQNGSFAMHTAGDFPGLELELWAVRK
- a CDS encoding DotU family type VI secretion system protein; its protein translation is MSNPTPDDPFADIDTGRTFIMPTPGGRAAAPAPAPAMPRMGAAGADVAADIGTPESGLNPLVALANPLLALVPQVRATTHLADPAALRESMAQGVREFEAGARAKGIAPERVLAARYILCTLLDETAASMPWGASGQWGRHSLLAMFHNETGGGEKVFQLMAKLAENPAANRDLLELIYAVLSLGFEGRYRVVDGGKAQLEAVRERLAQILQKERGAYAPALAQNWEGVKPSKRSMLTWLPLWVTAAIVALLLVAIYSLLAFKLSGESDPVFGRIQELRLNPPQPPVKLPAPKPRLAQFLVADIKGEQVQVRDEVDRSVVTIRGDGLFAPASASLTADREALMKRIAEALKQVPGAVVVTGHTDNVRIRTASFPSNWHLSEERAKTVREILVGNGLPADRVRAEGRADGEPVATNDTPANRALNRRVEITLFVTRGAGS
- the tssM gene encoding type VI secretion system membrane subunit TssM; translated protein: MIKKILGIIFNPWVLLVLGLLALSLVIWIVGPLVAIGNWRPLESTTARLVFIGLIVLLIVLRQVWKLVASRKKNDKVVNQLIAPAATETAGDAELKTLNERFTKALQTLKTAQFEQPQGGISGLWSGLSSRVGKRYLYELPWYVIIGAPGSGKTTALVNSGLNFPLAATSGEHSIKGVGGTRNCDWWFTDQAVLIDTAGRYTTQDSHKDTDAKAWEGFLGLLKRSRPRQPLNGVLVTVSVTDLLTQSAAERQQHAATVRARLQELHQHLGMRFPIYLLVTKCDLLSGFMETLGDVDKDTRAAPWGFTFKLDKQQRTDLSAFSAEFDALEKRLTDGLIGKLQLERDAGRRARIYGFPQQFEALKGLLKDYLEQVFSPSQFEAHPLLRGVYFVSGTQEGTPIDRMLGRIARTYRLERTVVPPNQSSGKSYFLQRLLKEVVFSESGLAGTDLKWERRRGFLALGAYVAIGLVSAAILTAWGISYFGNQRYVDKVGASAEEVKKLVQATPNRNSPDVLVLLPALEATRDLARASIGDSVPWSLGFGLYQGKKLDAASQQAYRRMLIDAVLPRIALGIEEQLKTGNDNPELQYEALKAYIMLYDPERFDPKALKLYVTAEWELTLPRSVTTEQRAALESHLDALLAEGAVVSPLPEDKNLVAQTRARLVATPLTERIYRRMKRQGLGAEFPDFTVVSKAGPGAPLVFTRGSGQPLTKGVPGFFSHDGYHKGFQREVERVSGQLADEESWVLGVTDSNRQNALKNMDIKLQLNDEVRRLYLTEYAKTWEEFIADIKMVKTSNLAQAVQMARVLSAPDNPLVPLLKAMSRETTLRQGKDVVGTVEAKARDALQKSRDDLMRLLGNRGGIQPVEPGQAIESIVDDRFIGLRQMVSSPDGKLPAPVDGTIALINEVYTLLIAADTAVKGGNVPPPSEVPNKVKAEASRLPEPVRSLLNTLSVSGTSAALEITRSNLGQAINAEIGEFCRQAVAGRYPFARGSQRDATPEDFARLFAPGGLFDTFFQKNLVNFVDTSTKPWKFKSVDGASMGTDSSTLLQFQHAAMIRETFFRGGGNQISVRLDFKPIEMDATITQFILDVDGQLVKYAHGPQIPATVQWPGPRGSSQVRVQITPVSASGASGLVTDGPWALFKIFDKQQIEPAGGPERWKATFNVDGRRAQFLVTTSSVRNPFRLPELEQFSCPGKL